A genome region from Macrotis lagotis isolate mMagLag1 chromosome 4, bilby.v1.9.chrom.fasta, whole genome shotgun sequence includes the following:
- the LOC141520430 gene encoding tripartite motif-containing protein 10-like isoform X2, translating into MEKIENPLELKKKRNTVLELEIKGVRKSQELLRQTETERQMIISEFEKFHQFLTQKEQDFLAQLKEIDKAILKAQDENINKLLEERALLSNLLREMEKKHQKPENQFLEDIRTILRSRHDNTKPLMPTYKFLDLDKRIKNFSRKHLNLSNCLQQLKDSMSLDPETANAFLMVTEDHQHVKNLGTKQAVSRNPKRFSYFSCVLGSPGFNSGRHCWDTEVINGGYWGLGVIKESVNRKQWFKLRPEEGIWAIGLYESQYQALTSPCTSITLKEKPKKIRVVLEYEEGLVSFYNPETKSPIFTFSAVFTEKLFPFFWLPSKGSSITLCPSRESCFP; encoded by the exons AGACAAACAGAAACTGAGAGGCAGATGATAATATCTGAATTTGAAAAATTCCACCAATTCCTAACACAGAAAGAACAAGATTTCCTGGCCCAACTGAAGGAGATAGACAAGGCTATTTTAAAGGCACAAGATGAGAATATTAATAAGCTCTTGGAAGAGAGGGCTCTGCTCAGCAACCttttaagagaaatggaaaagaagcaTCAAAAGCCTGAAAATCAATTCTTAGAG GATATCAGGACCATCTTGCGCAGCAG GCATGATAATACCAAGCCCCTTATGCCAACTTACAAGTTCCTTGACCTGGACAAGAGAATCAAGAATTTCTCCCGGAAACATCTGAATCTCAGTAATTGCTTACAACAGCTCAAAG ATTCTATGTCTTTGGATCCAGAAACTGCCAATGCTTTTCTTATGGTGACGGAGGATCATCAGCATGTGAAAAATTTAGGGACCAAACAGGCTGTGTCCAGAAACCCAAAgagattttcctatttttcctgtgTGCTGGGATCTCCGGGTTTCAACTCTGGCCGGCACTGCTGGGATACAGAGGTGATTAACGGAGGTTACTGGGGACTAGGAGTTATCAAAGAATCAGTGAACAGGAAGCAATGGTTTAAGTTAAGACCCGAGGAAGGAATTTGGGCTATCGGACTTTATGAAAGTCAGTACCAGGCCCTGACATCACCCTGCACTAGCATCACATTGAAAGAAAAACCCAAGAAGATCAGAGTTGTATTGGAATATGAAGAGGGCTTGGTGTCATTCTACAATCCTGAAACTAAGAGTCCCATCTTCACTTTCTCTGCTGTTTTCACTGAGAAACTCTTCCCCTTTTTCTGGCTGCCCTCAAAAGGGTCTTCTATAACATTGTGTCCCAGTAGGGAGAGCTGCTTCCCCTGA
- the LOC141520430 gene encoding tripartite motif-containing protein 10-like isoform X1, whose translation MEKIENPLELKKKRNTVLELEIKGVRKSQELLRQTETERQMIISEFEKFHQFLTQKEQDFLAQLKEIDKAILKAQDENINKLLEERALLSNLLREMEKKHQKPENQFLEDIRTILRSRHDNTKPLMPTYKFLDLDKRIKNFSRKHLNLSNCLQQLKEILPSPLLEIKDSMSLDPETANAFLMVTEDHQHVKNLGTKQAVSRNPKRFSYFSCVLGSPGFNSGRHCWDTEVINGGYWGLGVIKESVNRKQWFKLRPEEGIWAIGLYESQYQALTSPCTSITLKEKPKKIRVVLEYEEGLVSFYNPETKSPIFTFSAVFTEKLFPFFWLPSKGSSITLCPSRESCFP comes from the exons AGACAAACAGAAACTGAGAGGCAGATGATAATATCTGAATTTGAAAAATTCCACCAATTCCTAACACAGAAAGAACAAGATTTCCTGGCCCAACTGAAGGAGATAGACAAGGCTATTTTAAAGGCACAAGATGAGAATATTAATAAGCTCTTGGAAGAGAGGGCTCTGCTCAGCAACCttttaagagaaatggaaaagaagcaTCAAAAGCCTGAAAATCAATTCTTAGAG GATATCAGGACCATCTTGCGCAGCAG GCATGATAATACCAAGCCCCTTATGCCAACTTACAAGTTCCTTGACCTGGACAAGAGAATCAAGAATTTCTCCCGGAAACATCTGAATCTCAGTAATTGCTTACAACAGCTCAAAG AAATACTACCATCTCCCCTGTTGGAAATAAAAG ATTCTATGTCTTTGGATCCAGAAACTGCCAATGCTTTTCTTATGGTGACGGAGGATCATCAGCATGTGAAAAATTTAGGGACCAAACAGGCTGTGTCCAGAAACCCAAAgagattttcctatttttcctgtgTGCTGGGATCTCCGGGTTTCAACTCTGGCCGGCACTGCTGGGATACAGAGGTGATTAACGGAGGTTACTGGGGACTAGGAGTTATCAAAGAATCAGTGAACAGGAAGCAATGGTTTAAGTTAAGACCCGAGGAAGGAATTTGGGCTATCGGACTTTATGAAAGTCAGTACCAGGCCCTGACATCACCCTGCACTAGCATCACATTGAAAGAAAAACCCAAGAAGATCAGAGTTGTATTGGAATATGAAGAGGGCTTGGTGTCATTCTACAATCCTGAAACTAAGAGTCCCATCTTCACTTTCTCTGCTGTTTTCACTGAGAAACTCTTCCCCTTTTTCTGGCTGCCCTCAAAAGGGTCTTCTATAACATTGTGTCCCAGTAGGGAGAGCTGCTTCCCCTGA